A window of Pyrobaculum aerophilum str. IM2 contains these coding sequences:
- the cc1 gene encoding DNA-binding protein CC1, whose product MSKKQKLKFYDIKAKQAFETDQYEVIEKQTARGPMMFAVAKSPYTGIKVYRLLGKKK is encoded by the coding sequence ATGTCCAAGAAGCAGAAACTAAAGTTCTACGACATAAAGGCGAAGCAGGCGTTTGAGACTGACCAGTACGAGGTTATTGAGAAGCAGACTGCCCGCGGTCCGATGATGTTCGCCGTGGCCAAATCGCCGTACACCGGCATAAAAGTATACAGACTATTAGGCAAGAAGAAATAA
- a CDS encoding Rab family GTPase: protein MALRKVVALLGVGGVGKTTFAYRVLGVSDAPVLTLKPSYYRIYIGSLEIDLVDVPGQRVFEVAMKFASFKIPIIDRLIYMYDLTNYETLHAISELHSIFMEKGSQVARETVVVGNKRDVADEIGVYVEAEEIASAIGAAEVYYISAIRDPPEVFVKILLGKP, encoded by the coding sequence GTGGCGCTGAGAAAAGTAGTTGCTCTGCTGGGCGTAGGCGGGGTCGGGAAGACAACTTTTGCCTACAGAGTTCTAGGCGTTTCCGACGCTCCCGTATTGACATTGAAACCGAGTTACTACAGAATTTACATTGGTAGTCTTGAGATCGATCTCGTAGACGTGCCTGGCCAGCGGGTATTTGAAGTGGCTATGAAATTCGCCTCATTTAAAATACCGATAATCGACAGGTTGATATATATGTACGACCTTACGAATTACGAGACGTTACATGCCATTTCCGAATTACATTCAATTTTCATGGAAAAAGGTTCGCAAGTCGCTAGAGAGACAGTAGTTGTGGGGAATAAGAGAGACGTGGCGGATGAGATAGGGGTTTATGTGGAGGCGGAGGAAATAGCTTCGGCAATTGGCGCCGCCGAGGTTTATTATATATCGGCAATTAGAGATCCGCCTGAGGTATTTGTAAAAATCCTATTGGGTAAGCCCTAA
- a CDS encoding NTPase: protein MTWRERAELRIGISGMPGVGKTTLVLKIAELARSRVKVCGFVTVEVREGGTRIGFDVVDLANGRRMALARVGRGEPSVGKYVVNLEACNVISEALRRECDLKIIDEIGAMEFKCKNFGEDLQTALHTSPRVIATVHRNYIDIAKKLGLEIIWLTRENWGLVFRQLLIQLGLTQ, encoded by the coding sequence ATGACGTGGCGTGAAAGGGCTGAGCTAAGAATTGGTATTTCTGGAATGCCAGGCGTAGGCAAAACAACCCTTGTCTTAAAAATAGCTGAGCTCGCCAGATCAAGAGTTAAAGTATGTGGTTTTGTCACTGTAGAAGTGCGTGAGGGCGGCACGCGTATTGGTTTTGACGTTGTGGACTTAGCCAACGGGCGCCGCATGGCGCTGGCCAGAGTGGGTAGGGGGGAGCCATCTGTGGGCAAGTACGTTGTAAATCTTGAAGCTTGTAACGTAATAAGCGAGGCGTTAAGACGGGAGTGCGACTTGAAAATTATTGACGAAATAGGCGCCATGGAGTTTAAATGTAAAAACTTCGGCGAAGATTTACAGACTGCGCTACACACGTCGCCGAGAGTCATCGCGACAGTACATAGGAACTATATAGACATCGCCAAGAAATTAGGACTTGAAATAATATGGCTAACGAGGGAGAATTGGGGATTAGTCTTCCGCCAACTTCTTATACAGTTAGGGCTTACCCAATAG
- a CDS encoding polyprenyl synthetase family protein — MSLLPRDVLVALQHVVVNLQKVGEDLEPESLRKAVRYYIETPGKLLRPILLLTFSYTLDRRALMDPRLIQAATIIELLHVVSLLQDDVMDKHEERRGIKTPRVLYGDDRTILASDWLIAESIRRAVKLGPEVVEYLADVAQRLSRGQALDLDGERERAAELKTAPLIEATLVLPAIILRRREILELAKKLGRSLGVLYQYSDDISDEGAERRSISEVASETRAVLSKMRSLIGEAFSPFERLVEQLIKKALEGGLTVARSFIS; from the coding sequence GTGTCTCTGCTTCCACGGGACGTTTTGGTCGCGCTACAGCATGTGGTAGTTAACCTCCAAAAAGTAGGTGAAGATCTAGAGCCTGAGTCGTTACGTAAGGCGGTGCGCTATTATATAGAGACGCCTGGCAAATTGCTCAGGCCTATTCTACTCCTCACCTTTTCATATACTCTTGACAGAAGAGCCTTAATGGACCCACGGCTTATACAAGCAGCGACTATTATAGAACTGCTTCATGTAGTATCCCTACTTCAAGATGACGTAATGGATAAACATGAAGAGAGGAGGGGAATTAAAACGCCGCGTGTTTTATACGGCGATGACAGAACCATATTAGCAAGCGATTGGCTTATTGCAGAGTCCATAAGACGTGCAGTTAAGCTGGGGCCAGAGGTAGTTGAATATTTAGCTGACGTGGCACAGAGGCTCTCAAGAGGGCAAGCACTTGACTTAGACGGAGAACGGGAGAGGGCCGCGGAGTTAAAGACTGCGCCTTTAATAGAAGCTACATTAGTACTGCCAGCCATTATACTGCGAAGGCGGGAGATCCTAGAGCTTGCGAAAAAACTGGGCAGATCTCTGGGCGTTTTATATCAATACTCAGATGATATAAGTGACGAGGGGGCCGAACGGCGTTCAATTTCAGAAGTGGCGTCGGAGACCAGGGCTGTTCTTTCAAAAATGCGAAGTTTAATTGGAGAGGCATTCTCGCCTTTTGAGAGATTAGTAGAACAGCTTATAAAAAAGGCGCTGGAAGGAGGTCTAACAGTGGCGAGAAGTTTTATATCCTAG
- a CDS encoding HTH domain-containing protein: protein MPSGVKNKIYEYLSQNKGKELTAEEIAKAIGVEKVAIVKAQLTRLVREGKVEKTAEGRYRAK from the coding sequence ATGCCATCTGGGGTAAAGAATAAGATATATGAATATCTATCCCAGAATAAAGGTAAAGAGCTAACCGCGGAGGAAATTGCAAAGGCGATAGGGGTAGAGAAAGTGGCAATTGTGAAGGCGCAATTAACACGCCTAGTTAGAGAGGGAAAGGTGGAAAAAACAGCAGAGGGACGTTACAGGGCGAAATAG
- the ribH gene encoding 6,7-dimethyl-8-ribityllumazine synthase: MVRLAIVVAEFNYDITQLMLQKAVEHAKFLGAEITYIVKTPGVYDIPMILKELVAKEEVDAVATLGAVIQGATKHDELVATQAARKILDIAVESGKPITLGIIGHGANRIQALERVEEYARRAVEAAVKMARRKKALREAKYNGSTVYID, translated from the coding sequence ATGGTACGACTGGCAATAGTAGTGGCGGAATTCAACTACGATATAACACAGCTAATGTTACAAAAGGCGGTTGAACATGCAAAATTCCTCGGCGCCGAGATTACTTACATTGTGAAAACGCCTGGCGTTTACGACATACCCATGATATTAAAGGAGTTAGTCGCGAAGGAAGAGGTAGACGCAGTGGCCACACTCGGAGCCGTCATCCAAGGCGCTACTAAACACGACGAATTAGTGGCCACGCAAGCGGCGAGAAAAATACTAGATATCGCAGTTGAGTCGGGAAAACCTATAACTCTAGGCATCATAGGCCACGGGGCCAACAGGATTCAGGCGCTAGAAAGAGTAGAGGAGTACGCAAGGCGTGCGGTAGAGGCCGCTGTAAAAATGGCGAGGAGAAAGAAGGCCTTGCGGGAGGCGAAATACAACGGCTCAACTGTGTATATAGACTAA
- a CDS encoding branched-chain amino acid transaminase, with translation MKPYAKYIWLDGRILKWEDAKIHVLTHALHYGTSIFEGIRGYWNGDNLLVFRLEEHIDRMYRSAKILGINIPYTREEVRQAVLETIKANNFREDVYIRPVAFVASQTVTLDIRNLEVSLAVIVFPFGKYLSPNGIKATIVSWRRVHNTMLPVMAKIGGIYVNSVLALVEARSRGFDEALLMDVNGYVVEGSGENIFIVRGGRLFTPPVHESILEGITRDTVIKLSGDVGLRVEEKPITREEVYTADEVFLVGTAAEITPVVEVDGRTIGTGKPGPITTKIAELYSNVVRGKVEKYLNWITPVY, from the coding sequence ATGAAGCCGTACGCTAAATATATCTGGCTTGACGGCAGAATACTTAAGTGGGAAGACGCGAAAATACACGTGTTGACTCACGCGCTTCACTACGGAACCTCTATATTCGAGGGAATAAGAGGGTATTGGAACGGCGATAATTTGCTCGTCTTTAGGTTAGAAGAACACATCGACCGCATGTACAGATCGGCTAAGATACTAGGCATAAATATTCCGTATACAAGAGAGGAAGTCCGCCAAGCTGTACTAGAGACCATAAAGGCTAATAACTTCCGAGAGGATGTCTACATAAGACCTGTGGCGTTTGTCGCCTCGCAGACGGTGACGCTTGACATAAGAAATTTGGAAGTCTCCCTCGCGGTTATTGTATTCCCATTTGGCAAATACCTCTCGCCCAACGGCATTAAGGCAACGATTGTGAGCTGGCGTAGAGTACATAATACAATGCTCCCTGTGATGGCAAAAATCGGCGGTATATATGTAAACTCTGTACTTGCGCTTGTAGAGGCTAGAAGCAGGGGATTTGACGAGGCTTTATTAATGGACGTTAACGGTTATGTTGTTGAGGGTTCTGGAGAGAATATTTTCATTGTCAGAGGTGGAAGGCTTTTCACGCCGCCAGTACACGAATCTATCCTCGAGGGAATTACGAGGGATACGGTAATAAAGCTCAGCGGGGATGTGGGACTTCGGGTGGAGGAAAAGCCTATTACGAGGGAGGAGGTGTATACAGCCGACGAGGTGTTTTTAGTAGGAACCGCCGCAGAGATAACGCCAGTGGTGGAGGTTGACGGCAGAACAATCGGCACAGGCAAGCCGGGCCCCATTACGACAAAAATAGCTGAGCTGTACTCAAACGTCGTGAGAGGCAAAGTAGAGAAATACTTAAATTGGATCACTCCTGTGTATTAG
- the ilvC gene encoding ketol-acid reductoisomerase, translating into MAKIYTDREASLEPLKGKTIAVIGYGIQGRAQALNLRDSGLEVIIGLRRGGKSWELATSEGFRVYEIGEAVRKADVILVLIPDMEQPKVWQEQIAPNLKEGVVVDFAHGFNVHFGLIKPPKNIDVIMVAPKAPGKAVREEYLAGRGVPALVAVYQDYSGSALKYALALAKGIGATRAGVIETTFAEETETDLIGEQIVLVGGLMELIKKGFEVLVEMGYQPEVAYFEVLNEAKLIMDLIWQRGIYGMLNGVSDTAKYGGLTVGPRVIDENVKRKMKEAAMRVKSGEFAKEWVEEYNRGAPTLRKLMEEARTHPIEKVGEEMRKLLFGP; encoded by the coding sequence ATGGCCAAGATCTATACTGATAGGGAGGCATCTCTAGAGCCGCTTAAAGGCAAGACAATCGCAGTAATAGGTTATGGCATACAAGGAAGGGCGCAAGCGCTAAACCTTAGAGACAGCGGCCTAGAGGTTATTATAGGTCTGAGGAGGGGAGGCAAATCGTGGGAACTGGCGACTTCCGAGGGGTTTAGGGTATATGAAATAGGCGAAGCTGTTAGAAAAGCTGATGTGATTTTGGTATTAATACCAGATATGGAACAACCAAAAGTGTGGCAAGAACAAATTGCACCAAATCTCAAAGAGGGGGTTGTTGTCGACTTCGCCCATGGGTTTAACGTTCACTTCGGGCTTATAAAACCCCCGAAAAATATCGACGTTATTATGGTTGCTCCCAAGGCGCCAGGTAAAGCTGTCAGAGAGGAGTACTTGGCAGGACGGGGGGTGCCGGCCCTTGTAGCTGTTTATCAAGACTACAGCGGCTCGGCTTTAAAATACGCCCTGGCGTTGGCAAAAGGCATTGGGGCCACGCGGGCTGGCGTAATAGAGACTACATTTGCCGAAGAGACAGAAACTGACTTAATAGGCGAACAAATTGTACTAGTTGGGGGACTTATGGAGTTGATAAAGAAGGGGTTTGAGGTGCTGGTGGAAATGGGCTACCAGCCTGAGGTGGCGTATTTCGAAGTGTTAAACGAGGCTAAGTTAATAATGGACTTAATATGGCAGAGGGGGATTTACGGCATGTTAAACGGCGTGTCTGATACCGCAAAATACGGCGGACTGACTGTGGGGCCTAGAGTAATTGATGAAAACGTGAAGAGGAAAATGAAAGAGGCCGCCATGCGCGTTAAAAGCGGCGAGTTTGCAAAAGAGTGGGTAGAGGAGTACAACAGAGGAGCCCCCACTTTGAGAAAGCTCATGGAAGAGGCGCGTACTCACCCAATTGAAAAAGTTGGCGAGGAAATGAGGAAGTTGCTCTTCGGCCCATGA
- a CDS encoding ACT domain-containing protein encodes MRISITIPKSLDPLGRVIAITRRAKVNVTSMHVVADTHVYKIDMEVVGPSDEVNWLVAKLDKLPEVLHIEIILNH; translated from the coding sequence ATGAGGATTAGCATAACAATTCCAAAGTCCCTAGACCCGCTTGGACGCGTAATAGCGATAACAAGACGCGCCAAGGTAAACGTCACCTCTATGCACGTAGTGGCAGACACTCACGTGTATAAAATAGATATGGAAGTAGTGGGCCCCTCTGACGAGGTTAATTGGTTAGTGGCCAAGCTGGATAAATTGCCGGAGGTGTTACATATAGAAATAATATTAAACCACTAA